A single window of Macadamia integrifolia cultivar HAES 741 unplaced genomic scaffold, SCU_Mint_v3 scaffold1275, whole genome shotgun sequence DNA harbors:
- the LOC122063262 gene encoding high mobility group B protein 7-like isoform X5: MANPPAKRKRVHALRRAPDGSAFEKCNFCGVSVAIALADMHDCKSKAEHKRFKAAKQNQNPKVLNVGDQSRSPFCFFMESFRKTHELEDWLAVDRKGFETWKNMTTEVNSAYEKVLLKEVEELELQVDDESDSLNDEKFDLDHGFYKDWDSSGSGQSSFSIRSEGFDSSECY, translated from the exons ATGGCGAATCCACCGGCAAAAAGGAAAAGGGTCCATGCATTAAGGCGTGCCCCTGACGGAAGCGCTTTCGAGAAATG TAATTTCTGTGGCGTTTCTGTTGCAATCGCTCTTGCTGACATGCACGACTGCAAATCCAAAGCAGAACATAAAAGATTCAAAGCCGCGAAAcagaatcaaaaccctaaagtaCTAAACGTTGGAGACCAGTCCAGATCaccattctgcttcttcat GGAAAGCTTTCGGAAAACCCATGAGTTGGAGGATTGGTTAGCAGTTGATCGGAAAGGGTTTGAGACATGGAAGAATATGACAACAGAG GTCAATTCAGCTTATGAGAAAGTTTTGCTCAAAGAGGTAGAGGAATTGGAG CTTCAGGTGGATGATGAGTCAGATTCACTGAATGATGAaaagtttgatttg GATCATGGATTCTACAAGGACTGGGACAGCTCTGGGAGTGGCCAGAGCTCCTTCAGTATAAGGTCTGAGGGATTTGATAGCTCTGAATg TTATTAA
- the LOC122063262 gene encoding high mobility group B protein 7-like isoform X9 gives MANPPAKRKRVHALRRAPDGSAFEKCNFCGVSVAIALADMHDCKSKAEHKRFKAAKQNQNPKVLNVGDQSRSPFCFFMESFRKTHELEDWLAVDRKGFETWKNMTTEVNSAYEKVLLKEVEELEDHGFYKDWDSSGSGQSSFSIRSEGFDSSECY, from the exons ATGGCGAATCCACCGGCAAAAAGGAAAAGGGTCCATGCATTAAGGCGTGCCCCTGACGGAAGCGCTTTCGAGAAATG TAATTTCTGTGGCGTTTCTGTTGCAATCGCTCTTGCTGACATGCACGACTGCAAATCCAAAGCAGAACATAAAAGATTCAAAGCCGCGAAAcagaatcaaaaccctaaagtaCTAAACGTTGGAGACCAGTCCAGATCaccattctgcttcttcat GGAAAGCTTTCGGAAAACCCATGAGTTGGAGGATTGGTTAGCAGTTGATCGGAAAGGGTTTGAGACATGGAAGAATATGACAACAGAG GTCAATTCAGCTTATGAGAAAGTTTTGCTCAAAGAGGTAGAGGAATTGGAG GATCATGGATTCTACAAGGACTGGGACAGCTCTGGGAGTGGCCAGAGCTCCTTCAGTATAAGGTCTGAGGGATTTGATAGCTCTGAATg TTATTAA
- the LOC122063262 gene encoding high mobility group B protein 7-like isoform X1: MANPPAKRKRVHALRRAPDGSAFEKCNFCGVSVAIALADMHDCKSKAEHKRFKAAKQNQNPKVLNVGDQSRSPFCFFMESFRKTHELEDWLAVDRKGFETWKNMTTEERSPFVLQSEKVNSAYEKVLLKEVEELELQVDDESDSLNDEKFDLDHGFYKDWDSSGSGQSSFSIRSEGFDSSECY; this comes from the exons ATGGCGAATCCACCGGCAAAAAGGAAAAGGGTCCATGCATTAAGGCGTGCCCCTGACGGAAGCGCTTTCGAGAAATG TAATTTCTGTGGCGTTTCTGTTGCAATCGCTCTTGCTGACATGCACGACTGCAAATCCAAAGCAGAACATAAAAGATTCAAAGCCGCGAAAcagaatcaaaaccctaaagtaCTAAACGTTGGAGACCAGTCCAGATCaccattctgcttcttcat GGAAAGCTTTCGGAAAACCCATGAGTTGGAGGATTGGTTAGCAGTTGATCGGAAAGGGTTTGAGACATGGAAGAATATGACAACAGAG GAGAGGTCTCCTTTTGTCCTTCAATCGGAGAAGGTCAATTCAGCTTATGAGAAAGTTTTGCTCAAAGAGGTAGAGGAATTGGAG CTTCAGGTGGATGATGAGTCAGATTCACTGAATGATGAaaagtttgatttg GATCATGGATTCTACAAGGACTGGGACAGCTCTGGGAGTGGCCAGAGCTCCTTCAGTATAAGGTCTGAGGGATTTGATAGCTCTGAATg TTATTAA
- the LOC122063262 gene encoding high mobility group B protein 7-like isoform X4, whose product MANPPAKRKRVHALRRAPDGSAFEKCNFCGVSVAIALADMHDCKSKAEHKRFKAAKQNQNPKVLNVGDQSRSPFCFFMESFRKTHELEDWLAVDRKGFETWKNMTTEERSPFVLQSEKVNSAYEKVLLKEVEELEVDDESDSLNDEKFDLDHGFYKDWDSSGSGQSSFSIRSEGFDSSECY is encoded by the exons ATGGCGAATCCACCGGCAAAAAGGAAAAGGGTCCATGCATTAAGGCGTGCCCCTGACGGAAGCGCTTTCGAGAAATG TAATTTCTGTGGCGTTTCTGTTGCAATCGCTCTTGCTGACATGCACGACTGCAAATCCAAAGCAGAACATAAAAGATTCAAAGCCGCGAAAcagaatcaaaaccctaaagtaCTAAACGTTGGAGACCAGTCCAGATCaccattctgcttcttcat GGAAAGCTTTCGGAAAACCCATGAGTTGGAGGATTGGTTAGCAGTTGATCGGAAAGGGTTTGAGACATGGAAGAATATGACAACAGAG GAGAGGTCTCCTTTTGTCCTTCAATCGGAGAAGGTCAATTCAGCTTATGAGAAAGTTTTGCTCAAAGAGGTAGAGGAATTGGAG GTGGATGATGAGTCAGATTCACTGAATGATGAaaagtttgatttg GATCATGGATTCTACAAGGACTGGGACAGCTCTGGGAGTGGCCAGAGCTCCTTCAGTATAAGGTCTGAGGGATTTGATAGCTCTGAATg TTATTAA
- the LOC122063262 gene encoding high mobility group B protein 7-like isoform X3, whose amino-acid sequence MANPPAKRKRVHALRRAPDGSAFEKCNFCGVSVAIALADMHDCKSKAEHKRFKAAKQNQNPKVLNVGDQSRSPFCFFMESFRKTHELEDWLAVDRKGFETWKNMTTEERSPFVLQSEKVNSAYEKVLLKEVEELELQVDDESDSLNDEKFDLDHGFYKDWDSSGSGQSSFSIRSEGFDSSE is encoded by the exons ATGGCGAATCCACCGGCAAAAAGGAAAAGGGTCCATGCATTAAGGCGTGCCCCTGACGGAAGCGCTTTCGAGAAATG TAATTTCTGTGGCGTTTCTGTTGCAATCGCTCTTGCTGACATGCACGACTGCAAATCCAAAGCAGAACATAAAAGATTCAAAGCCGCGAAAcagaatcaaaaccctaaagtaCTAAACGTTGGAGACCAGTCCAGATCaccattctgcttcttcat GGAAAGCTTTCGGAAAACCCATGAGTTGGAGGATTGGTTAGCAGTTGATCGGAAAGGGTTTGAGACATGGAAGAATATGACAACAGAG GAGAGGTCTCCTTTTGTCCTTCAATCGGAGAAGGTCAATTCAGCTTATGAGAAAGTTTTGCTCAAAGAGGTAGAGGAATTGGAG CTTCAGGTGGATGATGAGTCAGATTCACTGAATGATGAaaagtttgatttg GATCATGGATTCTACAAGGACTGGGACAGCTCTGGGAGTGGCCAGAGCTCCTTCAGTATAAGGTCTGAGGGATTTGATAGCTCTGAATg A
- the LOC122063262 gene encoding high mobility group B protein 7-like isoform X8, translating into MANPPAKRKRVHALRRAPDGSAFEKCNFCGVSVAIALADMHDCKSKAEHKRFKAAKQNQNPKVLNVGDQSRSPFCFFMESFRKTHELEDWLAVDRKGFETWKNMTTEERSPFVLQSEKVNSAYEKVLLKEVEELEDHGFYKDWDSSGSGQSSFSIRSEGFDSSE; encoded by the exons ATGGCGAATCCACCGGCAAAAAGGAAAAGGGTCCATGCATTAAGGCGTGCCCCTGACGGAAGCGCTTTCGAGAAATG TAATTTCTGTGGCGTTTCTGTTGCAATCGCTCTTGCTGACATGCACGACTGCAAATCCAAAGCAGAACATAAAAGATTCAAAGCCGCGAAAcagaatcaaaaccctaaagtaCTAAACGTTGGAGACCAGTCCAGATCaccattctgcttcttcat GGAAAGCTTTCGGAAAACCCATGAGTTGGAGGATTGGTTAGCAGTTGATCGGAAAGGGTTTGAGACATGGAAGAATATGACAACAGAG GAGAGGTCTCCTTTTGTCCTTCAATCGGAGAAGGTCAATTCAGCTTATGAGAAAGTTTTGCTCAAAGAGGTAGAGGAATTGGAG GATCATGGATTCTACAAGGACTGGGACAGCTCTGGGAGTGGCCAGAGCTCCTTCAGTATAAGGTCTGAGGGATTTGATAGCTCTGAATg A
- the LOC122063262 gene encoding high mobility group B protein 7-like isoform X6: MANPPAKRKRVHALRRAPDGSAFEKCNFCGVSVAIALADMHDCKSKAEHKRFKAAKQNQNPKVLNVGDQSRSPFCFFMESFRKTHELEDWLAVDRKGFETWKNMTTEERSPFVLQSEKVNSAYEKVLLKEVEELEDHGFYKDWDSSGSGQSSFSIRSEGFDSSECY, from the exons ATGGCGAATCCACCGGCAAAAAGGAAAAGGGTCCATGCATTAAGGCGTGCCCCTGACGGAAGCGCTTTCGAGAAATG TAATTTCTGTGGCGTTTCTGTTGCAATCGCTCTTGCTGACATGCACGACTGCAAATCCAAAGCAGAACATAAAAGATTCAAAGCCGCGAAAcagaatcaaaaccctaaagtaCTAAACGTTGGAGACCAGTCCAGATCaccattctgcttcttcat GGAAAGCTTTCGGAAAACCCATGAGTTGGAGGATTGGTTAGCAGTTGATCGGAAAGGGTTTGAGACATGGAAGAATATGACAACAGAG GAGAGGTCTCCTTTTGTCCTTCAATCGGAGAAGGTCAATTCAGCTTATGAGAAAGTTTTGCTCAAAGAGGTAGAGGAATTGGAG GATCATGGATTCTACAAGGACTGGGACAGCTCTGGGAGTGGCCAGAGCTCCTTCAGTATAAGGTCTGAGGGATTTGATAGCTCTGAATg TTATTAA
- the LOC122063265 gene encoding probable LRR receptor-like serine/threonine-protein kinase At3g47570, with the protein MGFTLELLSIYTSSKALLLLFLCCNSCMSLADGVDRLALLSFKAHITSDPFHVMSSWNDSVPYCQWPGVICGGHRHPNRVRALRLRSSGLVGPVAPEIGNLSFLREISLYNNSLNGEIPREVSFLFRLRYLFLSNNSFEGEIPPNISRCFNLIEIHLSYNDIVGKIPAELGFLSKLQIFSFYDNRLMGQIPASIGNLSSLYAISGAENGISGSIPDAVGQLTELAYLALGGNKLSGTIPPAIYNISSLRVFDVGDNQLQGSLPTNLGFSVPNLSFFSIANNQFHGPIPISMSNLSKLEEFYAGENSLIGKVAVHFGGMSKLNLLFLAKNHLGSEGADDLNFISTLINCSSLTLLDLRDNQFGGVFPNSIANFSTQLTYLYLSRNQISGDIPVGIGNLVSLQYLGLSRNLLEGSIPTTIGRLQMLNKLNLDGNRFTGPIPSSLGNLTLLIELDLGDNILQGKVPSSLGKCKYLLRLGLYGNSFNGIIPKEIFELYTLIELYLSRNSFFGSLPLEVGSLTNLGILDVSENMLSGEIPSTLGTCIILEHLFMEGNLFQGSIPSSLSSLRGLQDLDLSRNNLSGFIPKYLDTFKFLQKLNLSFNHLEGGVSTDGVFGNLSAISVNGNDKLCGGIPKLHLPACQTQKSKDGKPHVFKLIVIICGCGGSLFFIFMTYFFIIHRSRKEKKESNLFLIEGRHPKISYAQLFKSTDGFSSANLIGVGSFGSVYKGVLNHGETIVAIKILKAMILKL; encoded by the exons ATGGGTTTTACCTTGGAGCTTTTGTCCATTTACACTTCTTCTAaggcccttcttcttctttttctctgttGCAACAGCTGCATGAGCTTGGCAGATGGAGTGGATCGGTTAGCCTTGTTGTCCTTCAAGGCTCACATAACCAGTGATCCCTTTCACGTTATGAGCTCCTGGAATGACTCTGTCCCCTATTGTCAGTGGCCAGGCGTTATATGTGGCGGTCACAGGCATCCAAACAGGGTTAGAGCCTTGCGTTTACGGTCCAGTGGATTGGTGGGGCCCGTGGCTCCAGAAATAGGAAACCTCAGTTTCCTACGAGAGATTTCGCTCTACAACAATAGCCTAAACGGTGAAATCCCTCGTGAAGTAAGTTTTTTGTTTAGACTTCGTTATTTATTCCTATCCAACAATTCATTTGAAGGGGAAATTCCACCCAACATATCACGTTGCTTTAACCTTATAGAAATCCATTTAAGTTATAATGATATCGTGGGGAAAATTCCAGCAGAACTTGGCTTTTTGTCGAAGCTTCAAATCTTTTCATTCTATGACAATCGATTGATGGGACAGATCCCAGCTTCCATTGGGAACCTATCATCCCTTTACGCCATTTCTGGTGCAGAAAATGGTATTAGTGGAAGTATTCCTGATGCCGTTGGACAATTGACAGAATTAGCATATCTCGCGCTTGGTGGAAATAAGTTGTCTGGTACTATCCCTCCCGCGATTTATAATATTTCCTCACTCCGTGTATTTGATGTTGGAGATAATCAACTTCAAGGGAGTCTTCCAACAAATTTGGGCTTCAGTGTTCCTAATCTAAGTTTCTTTTCAATTGCAAACAACCAATTTCATGGaccaattccaatttcaatgTCTAATTTGTCGAAACTCGAAGAATTTTATGCCGGCGAAAACAGTCTTATCGGGAAAGTGGCTGTTCATTTTGGAGGCATGTCAAAACTAAATCTGCTTTTCTTGGCCAAGAATCATTTGGGAAGTGAAGGGGCCGATGACCTGAATTTTATCAGCACATTGATCAACTGTAGTAGTTTAACACTTTTGGATCTTCGTGATAATCAGTTCGGTGGTGTGTTCCCCAATTCCATAGCAAACTTTTCGACCCAACTAACATATCTCTATCTATCAAGAAATCAAATATCTGGAGACATCCCAGTGGGGATAGGGAACCTTGTAAGCTTACAATACTTGGGCCTATCTCGTAACTTACTAGAAGGAAGTATTCCAACTACAATTGGGAGACTTCAAATGCTGAATAAACTCAATTTAGATGGGAACAGATTCACAGGCCCAAtcccttcttctcttggaaACTTGACACTATTGATTGAGCTTGATTTAGGAGATAATATTTTGCAAGGAAAAGTACCTTCAAGTCTTGGAAAATGCAAATATTTGTTACGCTTAGGCCTTTATGGTAATAGTTTCAATGGTATCATCCCCAAAGAGATATTTGAGCTCTACACATTAATAGAGCTATACTTGAGTAGAAATTCTTTCTTTGGTTCTCTACCTTTGGAAGTGGGAAGCTTGACCAATCTTGGAATCCTAGATGTTTCTGAGAACATGTTGTCTGGGGAAATTCCTAGCACCCTTGGTACTTGTATAATCCTAGAGCACCTTTTTATGGAGGGTAACTTATTTCAAGGATCTATACCATCATCATTGAGTTCTCTGAGAGGTCTTCAAGATTTAGATCTTTCACGCAACAACCTATCTGGTTTTATCCCAAAATATTTGGATACATTTAAGTTCTTACAAAAGTTAAATTTATCATTTAACCATTTGGAGGGTGGGGTATCAACAGATGGAGTCTTTGGAAATTTGAGTGCAATTTCAGTCAATGGAAACGATAAGCTTTGTGGAGGTATACCAAAACTTCATTTGCCAGCATGCCAAACTCAAAAGTCAAAAGATGGAAAGCCTCATGTTTTCAAGCTGATAGTCATCATATGTGGTTGTGGGGGCtctctattttttatatttatgacatattttttcattatccaCCGgagcagaaaagaaaagaaggaatcCAATTTATTTTTGATAGAGGGTCGTCATCCTAAGATTTCTTATGCCCAACTCTTTAAATCTACTGATGGGTTTTCTTCTGCAAATTTGATTGGAGTGGGGAGTTTTGGTTCTGTGTACAAAGGAGTTCTCAATCACGGGGAAACTATTGTTGCAATAAAG ATTTTGAAGGCAATGATTTTAAAGCTTTAG
- the LOC122063263 gene encoding probable LRR receptor-like serine/threonine-protein kinase At3g47570: protein MAIALDYLHHHCHMQIVHCDLKPSNILLDSDLTAHLGDFGISRIISKSTSRSQNHTSSIGIKGSIGYIAPEYGAGADVSTHGDVYSYGVLLLEMFTGKRPTHEMFKDNFNLHCWAEMALHDGVMDVVDPTLLPIEEDEEEGEITVTNITGSRRCMKDRLQECLTSIIRIGVACSAESPLNRMNINDVVKDLHLIRSIYLRVDTHQGR, encoded by the exons ATGGCAATAGCATTAGATTATCTCCACCACCATTGTCATATGCAGATTGTTCACTGTGATCTAAAGCCAAGCAATATTCTTCTCGACAGTGATTTGACTGCACATTTGGGTGATTTCGGGATATCAAGAATTATTTCAAAATCCACAAGTAGATCTCAAAATCACACGAGCTCAATCGGAATAAAGGGATCTATTGGATACATTGCACCAG AGTATGGTGCAGGTGCAGATGTTTCAACACATGGTGATGTCTATAGTTATGGAGTTCTCTTGTTGGAGATGTTCACAGGGAAGCGTCCTACTCATGAAATGTTCAAAGATAACTTTAATCTTCACTGCTGGGCTGAGATGGCTTTGCATGATGGAGTGATGGATGTCGTCGACCCAACACTTCTCCCcatagaagaagatgaagaagagggagaaataaCTGTAACCAACATCACTGGAAGTCGAAGATGCATGAAGGATAGACTGCAAGAGTGCCTTACTTCGATTATTAGAATTGGAGTTGCCTGCTCGGCTGAATCACCATTGAATCGAATGAACATAAATGATGTGGTCAAAGATCTACATCTAATCAGGAGCATTTATCTTAGAGttgacactcaccaaggaaGATGA